A region of Halosolutus amylolyticus DNA encodes the following proteins:
- a CDS encoding DUF5305 domain-containing protein: protein MTETQLRLRATFAEYRPIIVVALVVLLAVGGWVTYGTYVDPGEETERQRVDSWIVTGDVSHGAEITRENAVFENGSEFNDEPVYYTELSPTATGEFSVRYHATSGENVTITIVPELVYRSADEDVVYWEQSSELSSVTESNVAPDEAVTASFDVNTTAVEDEVGEIEDDLGASPGETAVFVRATIAVDGQINGQQRSVSQTERVTLSIDGGTYRFENDDAFEESFDEYETVSVTQSHGPIRTIGGPLLLVLGGAGLIASVIADRRVLDLTDGERRWLEYAADRSEFEDLVTTAALPADVLDRPRAEVASFEDLAQLAIDLETPLIDERTEECYVVPGEDVCYVYDPPEPPSANHAPKSTPGDGSNSILEFASVDDEETDNEDSVVEAETIPDEATDETAK from the coding sequence ATGACCGAGACGCAACTACGACTGCGAGCGACATTCGCCGAGTACCGACCGATTATCGTCGTCGCACTCGTCGTGCTGCTGGCAGTCGGTGGATGGGTGACGTACGGGACGTACGTCGATCCGGGCGAAGAGACCGAACGACAGCGCGTCGATTCGTGGATAGTCACCGGCGACGTCTCACACGGCGCAGAAATCACACGGGAGAACGCTGTCTTCGAGAACGGATCCGAGTTCAACGACGAACCGGTCTACTACACCGAACTCTCGCCGACGGCCACTGGCGAATTCAGCGTCAGGTATCATGCGACGTCGGGAGAGAACGTCACGATCACGATCGTTCCGGAACTCGTCTATCGATCCGCGGACGAGGACGTAGTGTACTGGGAGCAATCCAGCGAACTGTCGTCGGTCACCGAATCGAACGTCGCTCCCGACGAAGCGGTAACTGCGAGTTTCGACGTCAATACGACCGCCGTCGAAGACGAGGTTGGAGAAATCGAGGACGACCTGGGAGCCAGTCCCGGGGAGACTGCAGTGTTTGTCCGCGCCACCATCGCCGTTGACGGCCAGATCAACGGTCAACAGCGGTCGGTGAGTCAAACGGAGCGCGTCACACTCTCGATCGATGGCGGGACCTACCGTTTCGAGAACGACGACGCGTTCGAGGAGTCGTTCGACGAGTACGAAACCGTATCTGTCACGCAGTCGCACGGGCCGATTCGAACCATCGGCGGACCGCTCTTGCTAGTACTCGGGGGAGCCGGACTGATCGCGAGTGTGATCGCCGATCGGCGCGTTCTCGACCTTACGGACGGCGAGCGACGCTGGCTCGAATACGCCGCCGATCGATCCGAGTTCGAAGACCTCGTCACGACCGCAGCGCTTCCAGCCGACGTTCTCGATCGGCCCCGCGCCGAAGTCGCGTCGTTCGAAGACCTCGCTCAACTCGCGATCGACCTCGAAACTCCACTGATCGACGAGCGAACGGAAGAGTGCTACGTCGTTCCCGGTGAGGACGTCTGCTACGTCTACGACCCACCAGAACCACCGTCTGCGAATCACGCTCCCAAATCGACGCCGGGAGACGGATCGAACTCGATCCTCGAATTCGCATCAGTCGACGACGAAGAAACTGACAACGAGGACAGCGTCGTTGAAGCGGAAACGATCCCTGACGAAGCGACTGACGAGACCGCAAAATAG
- a CDS encoding signal peptidase I: protein MSRVWIGRLIQGVILLTIISLVIGQLLGQPVLLGFVKTGSMEPTIETGDGFIAIPSALAGDPETGDVVVFEAEEIDGGGLTTHRIVDETDQGYVTRGDANPFTDQDGGEPPVQDAQVVATTVQVGDSVVTIPHLGTLVMGLDDGRESVQTWLAATVGVRSLLGTTGLAYLLLGLSAVAYTLETVRERRDQDRESRLGRDRKRVLDPRVVCGTFAVLVVVAATAAMIVPAGSHSYDVVSSESPSERPLVIEHGTTTDLPYTVANTGAVPVVSYFESDSDRVAVDRERVTVGSRAETDVTVSLTAPADTGYYQLYVTERRYLHVLPLPVLDFLYGVHPWIPIAVIDALFGGTTYAVGRTTIDTGRYRGQYRSLRSDRPRTSRRERYRDR from the coding sequence ATGAGTCGGGTATGGATCGGGAGACTGATACAGGGAGTGATACTCCTCACCATTATTTCACTGGTGATAGGTCAACTACTTGGACAACCGGTCCTACTTGGCTTCGTCAAAACGGGCAGTATGGAACCGACGATCGAGACCGGTGACGGATTTATTGCGATTCCGAGCGCGCTTGCCGGGGATCCTGAGACAGGGGACGTCGTCGTCTTCGAAGCCGAAGAGATCGACGGCGGCGGGCTAACGACACACCGTATCGTCGACGAGACGGACCAGGGCTACGTGACTCGCGGTGACGCCAACCCCTTCACCGATCAGGACGGGGGTGAACCACCGGTACAGGACGCACAGGTCGTGGCGACGACGGTACAGGTCGGGGACTCGGTCGTCACGATTCCACATCTCGGAACGCTCGTGATGGGACTCGACGACGGGCGCGAGTCCGTTCAGACCTGGCTCGCGGCCACCGTCGGCGTTCGATCGCTGCTCGGGACGACGGGTCTCGCCTACCTGTTACTCGGCCTCTCGGCCGTCGCGTACACGCTCGAAACAGTCCGTGAACGTCGTGACCAGGATCGTGAGTCGCGTCTCGGACGCGACCGGAAACGGGTCCTCGATCCGCGGGTAGTCTGCGGGACGTTCGCGGTACTGGTCGTCGTCGCGGCGACTGCCGCAATGATCGTCCCTGCGGGAAGCCACTCTTACGATGTCGTCAGTTCGGAGTCGCCCTCGGAACGCCCGCTCGTGATCGAGCACGGAACGACCACGGACCTGCCATACACCGTCGCCAACACCGGCGCGGTTCCCGTCGTCTCGTATTTCGAATCCGACAGTGATCGCGTCGCCGTCGATCGTGAGCGCGTGACGGTCGGGAGCCGAGCGGAAACCGACGTCACCGTTTCCCTCACTGCACCGGCAGATACGGGATACTACCAGCTGTACGTCACCGAACGCCGGTATCTGCACGTGCTCCCGCTACCGGTGCTCGATTTCCTCTACGGCGTTCATCCCTGGATTCCGATCGCCGTTATCGACGCCCTGTTCGGTGGGACGACCTACGCGGTCGGACGAACGACGATCGACACGGGCCGGTATCGAGGACAGTATCGAAGTCTCCGAAGCGATCGTCCGAGAACAAGCCGTCGAGAACGTTACCGTGACCGATAA
- a CDS encoding flavodoxin domain-containing protein gives MTRVLVAYGSSEGQTATIADRIGDVLGDEGHDATLVNLNHPPTGLDPGAYGGVIVGGSIHVGSHQAYVTDFVREQRSTLNRLPSAFFSVSLSSASDDPEARSAADDLVEEFLEDTGWDPDSTLAVAGALKYSEYGLLKRFVMRRIARKSGGDTDTSRDHEYTDWDAVETFAAEFGTLL, from the coding sequence GTGACCCGAGTCCTCGTCGCCTACGGATCCAGCGAGGGGCAGACGGCGACGATCGCCGACCGGATCGGCGACGTGCTCGGGGACGAGGGTCACGACGCGACGCTCGTCAACCTGAACCATCCGCCCACCGGACTCGATCCGGGGGCGTACGGCGGCGTGATCGTCGGCGGATCGATCCACGTGGGATCACACCAGGCGTACGTCACCGACTTCGTCCGGGAGCAGCGATCGACGCTGAACCGGCTGCCGTCGGCGTTCTTCTCCGTCAGCCTCTCGAGTGCGTCGGACGATCCCGAGGCCCGATCGGCGGCCGATGATCTCGTCGAGGAGTTTCTCGAAGACACGGGCTGGGATCCGGACAGCACGCTGGCGGTCGCGGGAGCGCTGAAGTACAGCGAGTACGGCCTGCTCAAGCGATTCGTGATGCGCCGCATCGCCCGCAAGTCGGGCGGTGATACCGATACCTCGCGGGATCACGAGTACACCGACTGGGACGCGGTCGAGACGTTCGCGGCCGAGTTCGGGACGCTACTCTGA
- a CDS encoding TIGR03571 family LLM class oxidoreductase encodes MPTRGHENEGYRRLFDDDGLTFGTGFPLTGTSRSTPPIDEELRLAAHAEAVGFGGLWARDVPTYWPKFGDAGQTVDTWPWLSQVAAHTDEVALGTASIVLTLRHPLHVAKAAATVDRLSDGRLVLGVASGDRDPEFPAFDVDPDDRGDRFREAVEVLRTVWREEYPELEGDWGALEGDLDVVPKPTSETLPLLPTGHARQSREWIAAHGDGWLFYHLPEETLASYLTDWRADAGAKPFTMVVCVEFADDPTADPEPLHQGYRAGVEWFRDYFRRLDNLGVDHAIVSIENEDSEQGLTQFGEEIIDEL; translated from the coding sequence ATGCCGACCCGCGGACACGAAAACGAGGGGTATCGACGGCTGTTCGACGACGACGGACTCACCTTCGGCACCGGCTTCCCCCTCACGGGGACGAGCCGATCGACGCCCCCGATCGACGAGGAACTGCGCCTCGCTGCCCACGCGGAAGCCGTCGGCTTCGGCGGCCTCTGGGCACGCGACGTTCCGACCTACTGGCCGAAGTTCGGCGACGCGGGCCAGACCGTCGATACGTGGCCGTGGCTCTCGCAGGTCGCCGCCCACACCGACGAGGTCGCGCTCGGCACCGCGAGCATCGTCCTCACGTTGCGCCACCCACTGCACGTCGCGAAGGCGGCCGCGACCGTCGATCGACTCTCGGACGGCCGGCTCGTCCTGGGCGTCGCGAGCGGCGATCGCGATCCCGAGTTTCCCGCGTTCGACGTCGACCCCGACGACCGCGGCGATCGGTTCCGGGAGGCCGTCGAGGTCCTCCGGACGGTCTGGCGGGAGGAGTATCCCGAACTCGAGGGCGACTGGGGCGCGCTCGAGGGAGACCTCGACGTCGTCCCGAAGCCGACGTCCGAGACGCTCCCCCTGTTGCCCACGGGCCACGCCCGCCAGTCCCGCGAGTGGATCGCCGCGCACGGCGACGGCTGGCTGTTCTACCACCTCCCGGAGGAAACGCTCGCGAGCTATCTCACCGACTGGCGCGCCGACGCGGGCGCAAAGCCGTTCACGATGGTCGTCTGCGTCGAATTCGCGGACGATCCGACGGCGGACCCCGAACCGCTGCACCAGGGATACCGCGCCGGCGTCGAGTGGTTCCGGGACTACTTCCGGCGGCTCGACAACCTGGGCGTCGATCACGCGATCGTTTCGATCGAGAACGAGGATTCCGAGCAGGGGCTCACGCAGTTTGGAGAGGAGATCATCGACGAACTGTAG
- a CDS encoding DUF7344 domain-containing protein: MATAGASSLGGEQTTDDSGSISEDELFTLLSNQRRRHILHALMREDGPVDVGQISQEIAAWEDGTPIEKVSSTDRKRVYTALQQTHLPKMDKAGVLEYDHNHGVVEPTEALEDVEIYMDVVRGREIPWSDYYLGLTAVAAASFAVSTLEIFPFSVIDQFTWGVFVVVAFAVSALAHRFYSRRNRLGIDSEPPEVEHVSDRH, from the coding sequence ATGGCGACAGCGGGGGCGAGTTCCCTTGGGGGGGAACAGACGACGGACGATAGTGGATCGATTTCGGAGGACGAGCTCTTTACGCTCCTCTCGAACCAGCGACGACGACACATCCTCCACGCGCTCATGCGCGAGGACGGCCCGGTCGACGTCGGGCAGATCTCCCAGGAGATCGCGGCCTGGGAGGACGGGACGCCGATCGAGAAGGTCTCGAGTACCGATCGCAAGCGCGTCTACACGGCGCTCCAGCAGACCCACCTCCCGAAGATGGACAAGGCTGGCGTCCTCGAGTACGACCACAACCACGGCGTCGTCGAGCCGACCGAGGCGCTCGAGGACGTCGAGATTTACATGGACGTCGTTCGCGGGCGGGAGATCCCGTGGAGCGATTACTACCTCGGATTGACGGCCGTCGCGGCGGCCTCCTTCGCGGTTTCAACGCTCGAGATATTCCCGTTCTCGGTGATCGATCAGTTCACGTGGGGGGTCTTCGTGGTCGTCGCGTTCGCCGTCTCGGCGCTCGCACACCGGTTCTACTCGAGGCGAAACCGGCTCGGAATCGACAGCGAACCACCCGAAGTCGAACACGTTTCCGATCGACACTGA
- a CDS encoding PGF-pre-PGF domain-containing protein translates to MAIPTAAVTVFDTNSQDRITDDIVAEPSDGPNGAYAFVDNDTDELVVDLTASNDEVEGDGVSPDALTGVSDVFTLTYEGDEYAEVWLEDDTDDVTFYDGAGNSIEGQANNVTLHQNQTVHVGFSVDTRDLETIDPIIDSIEINARVPDDDGDGGGGGGGGGAPSPGQPAPPDPAPPDPTVIVQTPADDVRNVQVLNAQGGTAVTVDLEELRIGPHVTLDRTDVTMVDDRNAIYSIDASQKGPKFEPLDTLPAQAGAEPIGSYKIEDPPAADAVKSVEYGFSVDRNYLENEEIEPDEVTLYRYDDDKGTWTTLETKVLETSDDRVAYTATIDRFSLYAVGVDTAAITVTDATVEPDTVSIDENVTVTGMIANDGQDEGEYDAVLTVDGEVVDRQTVTVPAGKSVEVSFERSFDEAGEYDLGIGTVPAGTVTVEAAEEPKEPIEEPGGFGVTETGLVLVLLALALTALWFVRRRLDDESPFDRR, encoded by the coding sequence GTGGCAATACCGACTGCTGCAGTAACTGTATTCGACACCAACTCCCAGGATCGGATCACCGACGACATCGTCGCCGAGCCATCTGACGGCCCGAACGGCGCGTACGCGTTCGTCGACAACGACACCGACGAGCTGGTGGTCGATCTGACCGCGAGTAACGACGAGGTCGAGGGTGACGGCGTCTCACCGGACGCGCTCACCGGAGTTTCGGACGTCTTCACCCTCACGTACGAGGGCGACGAGTACGCCGAAGTCTGGCTCGAGGACGACACTGACGACGTCACCTTCTACGACGGTGCAGGGAATTCGATCGAAGGCCAGGCCAATAACGTCACGCTCCACCAGAACCAGACGGTTCACGTCGGCTTCTCGGTCGATACCCGCGATCTCGAGACGATCGATCCGATTATCGACTCGATCGAGATCAACGCGCGAGTGCCCGACGACGACGGCGATGGCGGTGGCGGAGGCGGTGGCGGCGGCGCCCCGTCGCCGGGACAGCCCGCGCCGCCCGACCCGGCACCGCCGGATCCGACCGTCATCGTCCAGACGCCGGCGGACGACGTCCGCAACGTGCAGGTCCTGAACGCGCAGGGCGGCACCGCGGTGACGGTCGACCTCGAGGAACTGCGGATCGGCCCGCACGTGACGCTCGATCGGACCGACGTCACGATGGTCGACGATCGCAACGCGATCTACAGCATCGACGCGTCCCAGAAGGGGCCGAAGTTCGAGCCCCTCGACACCCTGCCCGCACAGGCGGGCGCGGAACCGATCGGGAGTTACAAGATCGAGGATCCGCCGGCGGCCGACGCCGTGAAGTCGGTCGAGTACGGCTTCAGCGTCGATCGAAACTACCTCGAGAACGAGGAGATCGAACCCGACGAGGTGACGCTCTACCGGTACGACGACGACAAAGGCACGTGGACCACGCTCGAGACGAAGGTCCTCGAGACGAGCGACGACCGGGTCGCGTACACCGCGACAATCGATCGATTCTCGCTGTACGCCGTCGGCGTCGACACCGCGGCGATCACGGTCACCGACGCGACCGTCGAACCCGATACCGTCTCGATCGACGAGAACGTGACCGTCACCGGGATGATCGCCAACGACGGGCAGGACGAAGGTGAGTACGACGCGGTGCTCACGGTCGACGGCGAGGTCGTCGATCGGCAGACCGTCACCGTCCCCGCAGGCAAGTCCGTCGAGGTGTCGTTCGAGCGCTCGTTCGACGAGGCCGGCGAATACGACCTCGGGATCGGTACCGTCCCCGCGGGCACGGTCACCGTCGAGGCCGCGGAGGAACCGAAGGAACCGATCGAAGAACCCGGCGGGTTCGGAGTCACGGAAACGGGACTCGTCCTCGTCCTGCTCGCGCTCGCGCTGACCGCGCTGTGGTTTGTCCGTCGGCGACTCGACGACGAGAGCCCGTTCGATCGACGGTAG
- the solA gene encoding N-methyl-L-tryptophan oxidase, translating to MTDRYDAIVVGVGGMGSATVAHLADRGADVLGLERYDVPHGYGSSHGITRIIRLAYYEGADYVPLLRRADDLWTDLEADHDRQLLYRTGSIDAGPAGDPLVEGSKRSCEEHDLEYEHLSSAELSDRYPGYGLPEDYEAIYQPDGGFLVPEQCIVAHVERAHRAGATIRARERVVDWRPTADGVRVETDHDEYEADRLVITAGAWAARFVDALDGIAVPERQVLAWLQPREPDRFAPDRFPVWNLQVPEGRFYGFPVHGVPGFKFGRYHHREETVDPDAFEREPTQADERLLREFAETYFPDGAGPTMRLKTCLFTNTPDDHFVLDTLPDHPQVAVAAGFSGHGFKFASVIGEIMADLALEGETDHPIGMFSLDRF from the coding sequence ATGACCGATCGGTACGACGCCATCGTCGTCGGCGTCGGCGGGATGGGGAGCGCGACGGTCGCCCACCTCGCCGATCGCGGCGCGGACGTCCTCGGCCTCGAACGCTACGACGTGCCCCACGGCTACGGGTCCTCGCACGGCATCACCCGGATCATTCGGCTCGCCTACTACGAGGGAGCCGACTACGTGCCCCTGCTCCGGCGGGCGGACGACCTGTGGACGGATCTCGAGGCCGACCACGATCGCCAGTTGCTGTACCGGACCGGGTCGATCGACGCCGGGCCGGCCGGCGACCCGCTCGTCGAGGGTTCGAAGCGGTCCTGTGAGGAACACGACCTGGAGTACGAGCACCTCTCGAGTGCCGAACTCTCGGATCGCTATCCCGGGTACGGGCTACCTGAGGACTACGAGGCGATCTACCAGCCCGATGGGGGCTTTCTCGTCCCCGAGCAGTGTATCGTCGCCCACGTCGAGCGCGCCCACCGCGCCGGGGCGACGATCCGGGCTCGCGAGCGCGTCGTCGACTGGCGGCCGACCGCCGACGGCGTTCGCGTCGAGACGGATCACGACGAGTACGAGGCCGACAGGCTCGTGATCACCGCGGGGGCGTGGGCGGCGCGGTTCGTCGACGCGCTCGACGGGATCGCCGTTCCCGAGCGACAGGTGCTCGCCTGGCTCCAGCCCCGCGAGCCCGATCGGTTCGCGCCCGATCGGTTCCCGGTCTGGAACCTGCAGGTTCCGGAGGGGCGCTTCTACGGGTTCCCGGTTCACGGCGTCCCGGGATTCAAGTTCGGCCGCTATCACCACCGCGAGGAGACGGTCGACCCCGACGCATTCGAGCGCGAACCGACGCAGGCGGACGAGCGATTGCTGCGGGAGTTCGCGGAGACGTACTTCCCCGACGGCGCGGGGCCGACGATGCGCCTGAAGACCTGTCTCTTTACGAACACGCCCGATGACCACTTCGTCCTCGACACGCTTCCCGACCACCCGCAGGTCGCCGTCGCCGCCGGTTTCTCCGGCCACGGCTTCAAATTCGCCAGCGTGATCGGCGAGATCATGGCCGACCTCGCGCTCGAGGGCGAGACCGACCACCCGATCGGGATGTTCTCGCTCGATCGGTTCTGA